Proteins encoded within one genomic window of Manis pentadactyla isolate mManPen7 chromosome 4, mManPen7.hap1, whole genome shotgun sequence:
- the PRKAB2 gene encoding 5'-AMP-activated protein kinase subunit beta-2 — MGNTTSERVAGERHSTKAARAEGAGGHATVKEHKIMVGSTDDPSVFSLPDSKLPGDKEFVSWQQDLDDSVKPTQQARPTVIRWSEGGKEVFISGSFNNWSTKIPLIKSHNDFVAILDLPEGEHQYKFFVDGQWVHDPSEPVVTSQLGTINNLIHVKKSDFEVFDALKLDSMESSETSCRDLSSSPPGPYGQEMYVFRSEERFKSPPILPPHLLQVILNKDTNISCDPALLPEPNHVMLNHLYALSIKDSVMVLSATHRYKKKYVTTLLYKPI; from the exons ATGGGAAACACCACCAGCGAGCGGGTGGCCGGAGAGCGCCACAGCACTAAGGCTGCCCGCGCCGAGGGCGCCGGCGGCCATGCTACGGTCAAGGAGCACAAGATCATGGTGGGGAGCACCGACGACCCCAGTGTCTTCAGCCTGCCCGACTCCAAG CTCCCTGGGGACAAAGAGTTTGTATCATGGCAGCAGGATTTGGACGACTCCGTAAAGCCCACACAGCAGGCCCGGCCCACTGTTATCCGCTGGTCTGAAGGAGGCAAGGAGGTCTTCATCTCTGGGTCCTTCAACAATTGGAGCACCAAGATTCCACTGATTAAGAG CCATAATGACTTTGTTGCCATTCTCGACCTCCCTGAGGGAGAACACCAGTACAAGTTCTTTGTGGATGGACAGTGGGTACATGATCCGTCAGAG CCTGTGGTTACCAGTCAGCTTGGCACAATTAACAACTTGATCCATGTCAAGAAATCTGATTTTGAGGTGTTTGATGCTTTAAAGCTAGATTCAATGGAAAGCTCGGAGACATCTTGTCGAG ACCTTTCCAGCTCACCTCCAGGACCTTATGGTCAAGAAATGTATGTGTTTAGATCTGAGGAGAGATTCAAATCTCCACCTATCCTGCCTCCCCACCTTCTTCAAGTTATTCTCAACAAGGACACTAATATTTCT tgtgaCCCAGCCTTGCTCCCAGAGCCCAATCATGTTATGCTGAACCATCTCTATGCACTGTCCATTAAG GACAGCGTGATGGTTCTTAGTGCAACCCATCGCTACAAGAAGAAGTACGTCACTACTCTGCTGTATAAGCCCATCTGA